The Anopheles coluzzii chromosome 2, AcolN3, whole genome shotgun sequence genome window below encodes:
- the LOC120961595 gene encoding arginine kinase-like produces MASLDQKREAFRKYLESAGAIDCLSKALIRLYQEDHKPEDACKFIRQVLCESCPTDEQVAESMAELDEARKRIRHLERENRGLLLSVRRTASETNLALDSGLAGLAEDEACDSLLKKHLTPEVLETLRELKTPAFKSTLLDCVQSGLKNRDSHVGVYAADPMAYSVFGALFDPLIEEYHGGFGSDGQQPELSWGEPSELENPDPEGQYVVSTRVRCARSVEGMPFHPRMQEDQYEEIYDKVREAVQDLPEELQGELHLLAALDAGQKEELTEGHYLFKECDRFLDEAQANRFFPAGRAIFLNESKTFVLWVNEEDHLRIISMQEGADVAQVYQRFITALETLGQKIPFQRDERLGFLTFCPTNLGTAIRASVHIRLPKLSADKARMEEAAATHKLQIRGVHGEHTDTGDGVLDVSNKRRLGLTEFEAVKEMVDGVKALIELEKELEAGGGGEAAADEAPAAEE; encoded by the exons ATGGCTTCG CTGGACCAGAAGCGTGAAGCGTTCCGCAAGTATCTCGAATCGGCCGGCGCTATCGATTGCCTCAGCAAGGCACTGATACGCCTGTACCAGGAAGACCACAAGCCGGAGGATGCGTGCAAGTTCATCCGCCAGGTGCTGTGCGAGAGCTGCCCCACCGACGAGCAGGTGGCGGAAAGTATGGCCGAACTGGACGAAGCTCGCAAGCGGATACGGCACCTGGAGCGCGAAAATCGAGGCCTACTGCTGAGCGTACGGCGCACCGCGAGCGAAACCAACCTTGCCCTCGACAGTGGGCTGGCGGGACTGGCCGAGGACGAGGCGTGCGATTCGCTGCTCAAGAAGCATCTTACGCCCGAGGTGCTCGAAACGCTCCGGGAGCTGAAAACACCGGCCTTCAAGTCGACGCTGCTCGACTGCGTCCAGTCCGGGCTGAAGAATCGGGACTCGCACGTGGGCGTGTATGCGGCCGACCCGATGGCGTACAGCGTGTTTGGCGCCCTGTTCGATCCGCTGATCGAGGAGTACCATGGAGGGTTCGGGTCGGATGGTCAGCAGCCCGAGCTGAGCTGGGGCGAACCGAGCGAGCTGGAAAATCCGGACCCGGAGGGTCAGTACGTTGTGTCGACCCGGGTACGCTGTGCCCGGTCGGTGGAGGGTATGCCGTTCCATCCGCGCATGCAGGAGGACCAGTACGAGGAGATCTACGACAAGGTGCGGGAAGCCGTGCAGGACCTGCCGGAGGAGTTGCAGGGCGAGCTGCACCTGCTCGCGGCGCTCGATGCCGGCCAGAAGGAGGAGCTGACGGAGGGGCACTATCTGTTCAAGGAGTGTGACCGATTTCTGGACGAGGCACAGGCGAACCGGTTCTTCCCGGCGGGGCGTGCGATCTTTCTGAACGAGAGCAAAACGTTCGTCCTGTGGGTGAATGAGGAGGACCATCTGCGCATCATCTCCATGCAGGAGGGCGCAGATGTTG CACAAGTCTATCAACGGTTCATTACCGCGCTGGAGACACTGGGCCAAAAGATACCCTTCCAGCGGGACGAGCGACTCGGCTTTCTCACCTTCTGTCCCACCAATCTCGGCACGGCGATCCGCGCCTCGGTGCACATTCGCCTGCCGAAGCTGAGCGCCGACAAGGCACGGATGGAAGAGGCGGCCGCCACTCACAAGCTGCAGATTCGCGGTGTTCACGGTGAGCATACGGACACCGGTGACGGTGTGCTGGATGTGTCCAACAAGCGACGCCTCGGGCTTACCGAGTTCGAGGCGGTGAAGGAGATGGTGGACGGCGTCAAGGCACTGATCGAGCTGGAGAAGGAGCTCGAGGCTGGCGGAGGTGGTGAAGCCGCCGCAGATGAGGCTCCGGCAGCAGAGGAGTAA